The DNA window GTGTGACTCTCAGAGTCGAGAGCTTGCTTCTCCTCCGATTTGGCTAAACTCTGCCCTTCTCCAGAACATCCTGGCTGGGCTGACACAGTACTCCACAGCGTGGGATAGCTTCCCATTAAGTTCTAGAACCATCTCTGTCTTGAAATGAGATGTATGGCTTACCTGCAGGGGGTGTTTGGGTGTGATTCCAGACAGAGCACAGCAGACACACCTTAAATAGCccagaagccagaagggagaCCCCAGCCGTAGAAGTAGAAGACAGTTCGCTGGGAGACATTCAGTCACAGGACTGGAAGGGCTCTGGGACCCCAGCACCGCTCAGAAGGCAGGGACAGCGTCCTCAAGACCCTCCCGCTCCACGAAGCTCCCTCGCTGGGCATGTTGGAACCACTGGCCAAAGAGCCGAGGAAAGCTGAGGCAGCCTCAGTTAGAAGGATTTAGCACTTGACTGTTTTATTTCCTCAATAGAGGGGAGGTGGGGCTCCAGCTCAGCACCACGTGGgcagctcccctccccctgtTCCCGTCACCACCTTCTCTGCTGCCTCCACTGAGAGCCCACGAGGCAGCGGAATTGCTGGCCTCTGGGATGTCACCCTATGCACCACCTGGGTTGGAGGAAGAAACCCTATACTGGTCAAAGCAGAGTCAGAACCACCAGGCTGGGCACTGCTGGTGGCTGGGTGTCACCCGAGCTTCCTGTGTCCCGCCAAGCCTCAGTGGGTCTTTCCCCGGCCCTCGGAGATGACATCCTCGGGCTGGGCGCGCATGTACCACTCCACCCAGGAGCCGTCATAGAGGGGCACATCGGGCTTGCCGCAGAGGTAGGCCCCCAGGGCCACGTGACAGGCTGTGACGCCGGAGCCGCACGTGGCCACCAGGGGCTGGGACAGGTCCACCTTCTTGTCCTGGAAGAGGCGGCGGATCTCCTCGGGGCTCTTCTCCAAGCCCTCCTTGGTCATGAATTCTGTGAAGGGGATGTTGATAGTGCCAGGGATGTGGCCGGGTTCGATGCCTGCAGCGGGAGAGCGAGATGCAGGGAACAAATACAAGGGCAGTATGAGTGGCCCCTGCAGTACTGAGAGCCTTCCATGGAGCCACGCGCTAAACCCTCTGCAAGCATCGTCTCATACAGTCCTCACAGCCAGGAAGCCCGGGCACTGTTTACAGGAATCCCCGTTCTACAGGCGGAGATGCTGAAGTTCGCAACTGTCCAAAGTTACGCATCTAGCAGACTGCTgcctggaatttgaacccaggcctcagcTCTGAACCCAGGGTGGCTACTGTCAGAGGAGGGCTGTCCCCATACCTCGAACCCCACCAAGCAAGGGAACCTCCCTGCCGGACCGATGTGGCAAATTAGAGGCGCGCTTGGCCAGGTCTGAGGCTGTGGAGTGGGGACGATGGGGACGGTGATATTCTCCACTGATTTAGATGGAGCCTGTACACAAATCAGCTCAGCCACCCTGACAACAGGCCTGCTGGGTGTTTACTGTTAGCTCCCATTTTACGAATGCGCAAGCCTGCTTGAGGTAAGCATTAAGCACCCCTGTAAAGAGCCACAGCCAGGGAAGCACGTGTTAATTTTATCACTTCCCGTTTCTTGAGTGCATCCTGTGTGTGCAAACACGgagctaagtgctttacacactACGCTTGCTCTCATTTGACCCTCACTGCATCCTTTAAGCTCTGTGTTCTACCCTGACTTTGACATGCAGAAGCTGCAGTTCCGAGATTAGGTGACCTGCCAGACGTCACACAGACGGTGCGACCTGCGGCAGGGTTCTGAAGCCAGGTCTGGCTCTGGTTCGCTGCCCTATGTTGCtccacccccccagccccacccccacccagggggCTGAGCTGAAGTGCCCCACAGGTTCAAGGCGGCATCCCCATTAGGCTGAACCGTCTTAAACTGCCACCGATGTAGATTCAAAAATGGTTGGCtgacatagcacagggagatcagctcggtgctttgtgaccgcctggaggggtgggatagggatggtgggagggagggagatgcaagagggaagagatatggggatatatgtatacatatagctgattcactttgttataaagcagaaactaagacaccactgtaaagcaattatgctccaataaagatgttaaaaaataaaaaatggttggCTATGAGCAGTTTCCTGCAGTTTGACCTTATGTCAACAGCTCTGCAGGGTTCCGTGTAGCAGGGACCTTGTGAATTCACCAGATCTCTCTGGGGTATCGACTCCGTCCAGCTACTGGGTTAGTCTTTAGGATGCGCTGGGAGCATGGTGGCCCTCAGGTCACCCCAAACGGTGCTAGGACAGGGTGAACCCAAGCTACTctagaaacaaaacagaagctcCATCCAACCCTGATTCAGGGGAATGGGGGATGCCCTTCAGGGAGAGCTTCCCAGAGGAAATGGCAAGATCCTTGCACCCGCCTCGAAGCGGACACGAGACAAATGGCTGGGGGATTACTGGCTGTTCACTGCAGGTAAAGGTACTGGAGTCCAATGCCTGGCTGCTTCCTGAGATCTGGGGCAAGGCAGCCATTCTAAGGTTCCATTTCCCCTTCGGTATGATAACAGTACCCATCTAAAAAGCCCACACCAAAGGGGTCACTGATCCACCTGCGTTGTGgggacccctccccacctctgctcctTGCCCGGGGAACCCAGCCCATGGGCAGAAGGCCCTGCCCCAACCCAGGCGGGCAGCCATTTCCGCTCCAACCTGGGGCAGCTACCTCTCTCTCTACTTAGCGCCGCTCTATCCTGCCCTCTGCAAGACTCTGGTCCCTCTGAGGGCCTTTCACTCTCCACCCCAGACTCCTCTTCCCCGGCTTCATCCTCCTCAGAGATGGTCCTACACCTGATCAAGCCCCCTCTCTTTGGGGCTCTTCCTCAACTGGGCCTGCCCACCCCTCCTATTTGGCAGTGACCCCTACATCCATAGTACTGGGGTGGGGCTGTTTGGGTTCTCACACTTATACTGGGCCCCCTGGGTTCCCAACTagtttggggtggaggtgggacaAGTATTATCGCCCTTACTTTAGAATAACGCCAGTGAGGCGACCAGAAAGCAATTCTCGGCCCCCGCCCCACGCGGTGGCCTTTAAAGGCAAGGGCGAGGCGAGGGCAGTGCTCAAGGTGCGCCTGACCCCGCACCCCAGGGACCTCCCGGGCCCCTCGCACATCGGGGTTACCTTCTCGGGGCTCGGGCTCGGTGCCCCGGAAGCGGCCTGCGGCGCGGGCGTCCACCACCTGGAAGCGCCGGGATTCGAGGTTCTCCTTGATGTCCTCGTACGTCTTGACGTAGGTGGGGTCCAGCACCGCGTGGAACTCTGAGGGCTCCGGGCGGCTCTTGCCCGCACTCAGCGGGAGGCCCTGGCGCAACCAGTTGCGGAGGCCGCCGTCGAGAACCGACACGGTGCGGTGGCCGAAGGCGCGGAACATCCACCAGACACGCGGCGCCGAGTAGAGGCCCTGATCGCTGGCGTCGTAGACCACGACGTGGGTAGAGGCGCTCACGCCCAGGCGGCCCGCGTACTCGGCAAAGTGCGCAGCCCCGGGCAGCATGTGGTCGTAGGGCGACGTGCGGTCGCTGCACCGGTCGATGTCAAAGAAGGCGGAGCCCGGGATGTGGCGCTCCTCGAACTCGCGGTGCGCGTCGCGGCCCAGCTTGGGCAGGTACCAGGAGGCGTCGAGCAGCTGCAGGGTCTGCCCGGCCCGCGGGGCCCGGAGCGCTTCGGCCACCCACTGCGCCGACACGAGCGCGCGGAAGAGCTGCTGCGAGGCCATAGCGGCGGCGACACTGGGGCTGCAGGCCTGGCCGACAAGGAGGATGTCAGGAGGGAATCGAGGAAGAGGCCGGCCGGGCCGGGGGTGGGAAACGCCTGTGTCGTTGGGACTGGGGCGGGGCTGCGGCCAGGGCCGGAAGGGGCGGTGGAGCCCAGGGAGGTCAGAGTCCAGGGAATGCGGAAAACCAGCGTTGGTGAACCCAGAGGCAGACGTCGGTCACCGGGACCTTCCCTCTGCTTTCCTGCCAAGCCTTGGATATATACACAGAGCAGTGACCGAATGACCGTGACCCCTTGGCGGGGGCCCTCGCCGGTGCTTGCTGCGGGGTGGGTAGGGAGAGGGCCCAAGCAGGGGAAGGCCCCACTGGCACTTTAAGGCAAGTAGGGGCAAAGTCCCTCCCTAAGACGTAGCTCAGCTTTGCTTGCAATCAACCAAGGTCCCTGGTggaattcactcattcatcaatCATTTATATAAGCGGCCTCAGAGGAATAGCAGCTGGAATTGACTGAGTCCTCCCTATGTGCCCTTTAATTCTCACACCTTACACCACTGCGGGACACAGGGGAGGCTCTCAATTATTTGCTGCATGGGTAGCCTCAAGAAGGTTGCTTTTCTCCTCACTGTTTCACAGAGGGGACACTGAAGTTCACAGAAGTGCactaacttgaccaaggtcaacAGCTAAGAAGTAGTGGTGGTGCCAGGCTTCACACCAGGCAGTCCAGCAAGGTCAGATTTTGCCCCTGGAGTTTCCTCTCTGGAAATAGTGACTTAGGGCCTCACTCCCTCCcggcccctcctctcccttgcAGGCCAGTAGCTCAGTGTACAGCAGTTCACCAGCGCACCATGACAAGTCAACTCACGGCCTTCCAGGGCAGAGATGCTCCAGAGATGCTCCAAACGGGCAAAGCGCCTAGGCAAgcacctccccccacacccccaccccgcccaccgtCCGCCCTGTCCAGTAGGTGCCTTTGGGCAGGGTAGAGAAAGGTGCCCCTTCAGCCAGGCAGAGGCAGAGCCTCACCAGGGCATGGGGCTGGGTGAGTGGAGTGTGAGCTGCAGGTCAGCTCCACTCACCCCCCAGCCATGCACCCCCTGTGCAGGGCGCAACCTTGCATTCGTACCAGGCAGCCCTGGcgccaaggggaagggggtgggtagAGAACGGAGCGTGTTGTGGAGTGCCCCTGCGGACCATATACTAATGAGCACCACAGCCTTCAGTAGTGACTGTGGGGTTGCCTGTTTCTGAATAAGACCACTGGTGGCTAGAGATATGCCTTGCCCTCAGTCACAGAGCTGGTCAGGGGCAGCCTCAGGATTTGCAGCCAGGTTGCAACTTCTCAGGCTAGACTTATTCCCCAACCCCAGGTCAATGACGACCAGGGCCTAAGGAGTCCACGGCGGATTACCTGGTGCCCAGCGCCCTCCTGCAGTCTCGCTGCAGCCTGGCTTTTGGAAACCATGTTTTCCACGTGGCCAGGCCCTATGCTGGACACTAAGAAACTCCTGACTTTGTCCGGCCCTGGGAGTTAAGGCAGCCACAGGCCTGCTCAAGAGACAACGTAATTGCAGAATTTCTGGAATTCAGTGGGAGCACAGGGGGGCCGCTAGCTCAGCCTGGGGTGGGAAggctggggaaggtgggaggaggggaagtccAAACTGATTTGCTGCGCTCAAACTGGAAACCACAGTTTGACCTTCAGGGTGAGGCTGCCAAAGAGGCTTTGGCTAAGGAGCGATCCCAGTGCAGTGCCTGTGGATTCCGCCGCAGCTAGATAATTTTGGGGGATACAGCGGGCCCCTACTTGAAGACCCCATTGTGAACCacagcagcccctgccccctccccattcttGGGGCTCCTTGGTGTTTTCCCCAAGGATCCATTTAGAGTGGAAAGAACCCTGATTTTGGAGCCAGAGCCCCTCCAAATCAGTGCAAATCCACTCCCCTGCTTAACTAGGAGTGTGAAAGCGGGCATGTGAGGGTCCTTGCGCCATTTCCATTTCTTAGAGTGGAGCTTCCAACCTTCACCTCTTACAGTGAGGTTAAATAATGAACGTTGAGGCGCCACCATAATGCCCTGCACATGGCTggttttaatcattaaaaacagcttcgggcttccctggtggcgcagtggttgagagtccgcctgccgatgcaggggacacgggttcgtgccccggtctgggaagatcccacatgccgtggagcagctgggcccgtgagccatggccgctaagcctgcacgtcccgagcccgtgctccgcaatgggagaggccacaacagtgagaggcccgcgtaccgcaaaagaaaatcccattatttcttcaaagttaCTTCATAGGTGGCTCatcctgcccgccccccccccccacacacacacacgctgcccCCTATGCTGGATTGGCAGTTCTCAGAAAGGACCGTGGGAGGTAGAGGAGGTTCCGGAAGAGCAGGCTGTGTGTGTCACTGAAGGGTGTGGACCAGGTCCCCTGGCCCTCTCCGGGAGTCAAGGACCCCAAGACAAACAGGACAGCCCCAGGCCCGTCTCCAGAGTGTACACAACTGTGCTAGGGGAAGGGTGAGTCCCAGGCTGCCATCTGGGGTGGGCCCTGGAATAAGAGGGCTCCAGTCAGACTGGGCATTCTGCAAGGCCTTCCCCAGTCTCGCCCTTCCTGGCACCCTCTCTCCCTTGACTGCAAAGCACAAAGCTCAGAGGATTCCCTGGGTAAATGCTTATCAAAGTATGAATTTTTGCAACTTTCGGTGAGAATATAATTGtttcagaataaaaagaattttttaaagggggatgagaagagcattccaggcatgTATAACAGCATATGTAAAAGCTGAGTAGGGGCAGTGGTGTCCCCGCCAGCTCCCAAGAACCAGTTGTTAGATTTGCAGGAATTAGGCCAACTGGTTGTTAAACACAGCCAccgttaaaaattaaattatatacattcACAATGAAATAGGTTAAATTAAGGACAAAAGCAGTGTTTTAAAAGTATGtggaagagggaagacatatgggaacatatgtatatgtatagctgattcactttgttataaagcagaaactaacacaccattgtaaagcaattataccccaataaagatgttaaaaaaaataaaagtatgtggCTTCAGGGATGAGCAAGGTAAACAAAAGTAGCCCCTGCCAGGTGGGTTTCCCATCGGGCTTAACAAACAGCCTGGCCTCACTGCCACCGCAGGCCGCTAGGCAACTCGCTGGGCCTCTCTCTCTGGTCTTTAAATAAGTTTCTGGCCTACTCCGCAGGGTTGTTGTGGGAAGTAAGTGACACCCGTGGGAGTACCCAGTAAAGTGCCTCACCAAGCAGGCCCTGACAAATGTTAGCTCCATTTCACTCTAGCAAGTTCTTTGCCAGTTTGTTCTCCTGGAGCCTCTGGGTCAGCTGGCCTCCCTGGCTTCTCCGTCAGGCTTTATTAGTcctcctccctcctaccctctccGCTAGCACCAGGGGATCCCGCCccccccgtccccctccccctgccactcaCCCCGACCCCACCCTGCGGGCCGCCCCCAGCTGCCGCGGACAGCCATCGTTAGAGTGAAGCCAGGGGCGTGCCTTCCCTCCGAGACTGCGGCCCCCTGCTCCGCTCAGGCCCCGCGGGGGAGCCCTGAGCCGCGCACCCGGACGGTCGACCTCCCCCTAAAGAAAGGCAAGCGCAGCGCCGCAGCAGTTACCCCAGTCTCGGGCTCCCGGCTTCCGGGTTCGGCCATGGCCCAGCGCAGAGCGCCCCCTCCCCGCGCTCTCAGCTGTCCCCCGCTCCCGCCACCAACCTGCGGCCGGCCAAAGGGAGGAGACTCCGGCACAGCCCACCCCGAGGCCACTCGGAACCCTCAGCTGCCGGCGCCTTCCACTGGCCAGGCCGTGGCGGGGGGGGGTGCCCGCGCCGCCCAGCCCCGCTCCGCACCGCCCCCGCGCCGCCCGGCGCCCCCGGCGCATCCTCGGGGGTCCGAGAGGCGGCACGAGCCCGGGGGGTGGCCGGGGGCGGGCGCGGCGCGGCGTCGGGGGCGCGGGGCAGGGAGGGCGGCGCGCGATCCACCCCCAGGCGGCGGCGCGATGGTGTGGGCCGGCCGGGGAGTTGCGGGCTCAGGGTTTGAACCTGCCAACTTCTCCAGCCCGCAGGGGTGAGCGCCGGGGCGGCGGCAAGGGCGAGTGAGTGCGGCGGCGTGGGGCGGAGGCAGGCGCCCGGGCCGCTCGGGATTGGGCCGCCGACCGGACCACCTGCCATCCAGGGGAGGGTCCCGGTGGCGAGAGCGGGGCGGGGTGCCCCGGGAACCCTGGACCCAACTGGGGCAGAGGGCACTGGACCGGGCCGGACTCAGGCATTCAGGAGGCGGGCGAGCCCAGGTTGCTGAGAGGCCGCAGGAAGGTTTGCTAGAGGAGAGGCGGGGGCGAGGGCGAGGGCGTGTGCGAACCCTTCCCCATGCGCCCACTCCCCTACCCTACCAGGAAAGGGGGCTCTAAGCCCAAGATGCCTTCTTCCCCCATCTTGGACATCTTTTCGCCGCACTCTCTGTCAGGATCCTGAGGGCGAGTATTGTAGCTTCTGGGGCCAGACACCCTCCCCGCCAACTCGTCCATCTGGAGCCCGCTTGCCCCAGCCCCTTCTGCGCGGGAGGGGGTAGCAGAGAGCGGCGGAAGCAGGCTTTCCTTCGGGAATCTGCAAACCTAACCCCACTGCCTGATTGCTGTAAACACGACACCCGTGGGGGAGTGCAGTGGGCAAAAAGctcctcctcccaggccccaccccactgAACCCACAGTCCTCATTGCCGGTCTCTTTCCTGGTTCCCACCCGCGCCAGGTGATACGGAGAGCTGAAACCATGGTTCAGCAGGTGCTGTACCGGGCGCTGGTCTCCACCAAGTGGCTGGCGGAGTCCGTCCGGGCTGGCAGGCTGGGCCCTGGCCTTCGAGTGCTGGACGCCTCCTGGTACTCGCCGGGCACCCGCGAGGCCCGCAAGGAATACCTAGAGCGCCATGTGCCCGGCGCCTCCTTCTTTGACATAGAGGAGTGCCGGGACAGAGCGTCGCCCTACGAGATGATGCTGCCCAGCAAGGCGGGCTTCGCCGACTACGTGGGCAGCCTGGGCATCAGCAACGACACGCACGTGGTGGTGTACGATGGTGACAACTTGGGCAGCTTCTATGCGCCGCGGGTCTGGTGGATGTTCCGCGTGTTTGGCCACCGCACCGTATCCGTGCTCAATGGTGGCTTCCGGAACTGGCTGAAGGAGGGCCACCCGGTGACATCTGAGCCCTCACGCCCAGAGCCAGCTGTCTTCAAAGCCACACTGGACCGCTCCCTGCTCAAGACCTACGAGCAGGTGCTGGAGAACCTCGAATCGAAGAGGTTCCAGCTGGTGGATTCTCGGGCCCAAGGGCGGTACCTGGGCACGCAGCCGGAGCCAGATGCAGTAGGTAGGTGTCCCCGTGGTGGGGATGGTCCCAGGGGAGCAATGCCCAATGGAGAGATGGGAAGTAGGATGTCTGAGACCCTCTCCAGGTTTTGCCCTCAGTACCCCCATGCGGGCCTCAgtctttccatctgtaaaatgagagggtaGAGCCCAACCTAAAGGCTTTTCAAGCTCTGATGCATGAGGACGTACGCATGTGTTCCCATAGCCACATGCTAAGGCGCGACCTAGCATCTGTATGGAGTGGCATCAGCAGAGGTGACTGATGACATATCCACCCACATCCACGCCCAGGCGCTAGCTCCACCACATGCCCAAAAGTGTCCGTGAGCCACGCATGCGTCGCTGAACAGAAGCTTCCTCAGGACCTCTCTAGTTCTTCAGAAATTCTTAGAGACATGAACAATGCTCTTCCCCAGcatcccatccctccctccagctctcctGGACCCCCTGACCTTCCTTAAGTTACTTGCTCAGTTAAGTGgcagagttaggatttgaacccagtgcTGCCTAGTTTCAAACCAGTGCTCTAAACCAGGATGCACCATCATTCTGCCCACTCCGCACCTCCCAGGGCCAGCAGGGAGCCCTTCCGCTAGGCATCTTTAGGGAGATGGCTCATGAGTTCTCTCCTTTGGACAaagggtgtgtgggggggtggggagggttctacactgctggaggtggggggagtcTCAGGAGAGGAAATGCTGAGTTCTAGCTAGAAACTCCTAACAGAGAGGACCACAGAAGTCTTGCCATCAGCCCTTCTGGGcgccctccagcccctgcctggaCACCTCTGGTGGCCAGGACCTCACTGCTCTCAGGGCCTCTCGGGGCCCAGGCTGGCTGAGCCCTCAGGATGGCTGGAGGGGGCTGCGGCTCTGTCCTCAGTCAGGGCGCCTCTGTGGAATCCAACTGCTGTGCAACGTTTGGACTAACTTGTTGAAAAATCCCTTCCTTTCTGCGCCTCTGAGGAGAGAGCGCCGTGAAAGCTGCTTCCAACACTCTTAGAGCTGGAGGGCCTGAAAGGTCAACGCTTCAGTCAGAAGAGAGGCTGTGGTGCACAAAGGAAGGAGTAGGTCAAGCCCACTTGGGTAGTTAGTGGAAAGAGCGGGGCTCTGCCCTCCCCATCGTGGCTTTCTCCGAGCCCTGTGTTCTTCCTGCCCAGCTTGCTCTCTGAAGTTCTGGAGTTGAAGATTCAAGTTTGTTTAGCACCTTCCAGAGACTCCTGGCACGGAGCTCCTGCAGCCTCCTCCTGGCCTTGGTTCAAGGAACCTTCACTCCTTGGGACTTAAGCTGCcgctggagggaggagaggtggaaTTGTTTCTCTAGCTGCTCCCCATCTTGCTCTGAAGCAGACAGAATAAGTAAAGGGAGAGGTTAGAGACGCCAGATCCCATCTCCTtactcccattttagagatgaggaaactgaggctcagaggggaaaAGCCTGCGGCTGCAGGTAAGACCTCCTGAAAGCCCTGAATTCTAAagtccctccccttctctgtggCCCGCTTCCCCCCTCCTCCAGTTCCCATCTGGAGACCAGGGAGCATGGACCCCAGTTTAAGCCCTGCTCCTCCTTTGTGCTGGGACCTCAATCAGTTAACTGCTGGCCTCTTTGGGTTcccttataaaatgaaaagagtaaTGCCAGCCCTACCCACCTGGCTGTGTATTTATTAAATGCAGCAGTGGCTGGAAAGGTATTTTGAGAAGGATGAGGACCTGTGCAAAGGCCGGGCTGCTTGGAAAGCCTCCCGTACAAGACATTTGGGGAATATCGGCACGTGAGGCTCTGCTGAGTTCACAGTCCCCCGCTTGTGGTGGGATCACAGAGGCACCCCGTGGGCTCAACTGTCCAGATGTAACATCCAGGGAAGTGTGGGTGTCCCTGGAAGGAAAGACCCCCAAGAGGAGCTGGAAACAGGGCCTTAGAAACCCAACAGCCACTTCCTGCCGCTTTCAGGCGAGTAATTtcccctctggcctcagttttgtGCCCCCAGTGCCTTCAGTCCTGTTTGTAAGGGGCAAAAGGtgagagtcagacagacctgagtttaCATCCTGGTGTGGCCTCGGGCAGTTCCCTCCACCTCTGAGCCCTCCTCCTAATGAAAGGGACACCACTTACCTTGTAGGAGCcttggggaaagggagggaacaGAGGTGGGAGTTGATCCAGCTCAGTGTCTTTATAAACCTTAttctcttttcctccccaccGCCCACCCCAGGTGGGGGGGTCCATGAGGGTGAAGAGGAAGGGTATTGACCCCCTAATGCATACTATTATTTGCAGGACACTTTATATACATTCTGCCCCCGGGTACCTACAGCAGCCTGACAGGGGAGGCAGGCGGGGGTTCAAAGTGGTCCCACTTTGCAGGTGGGGAAAGGGAGCAGAAACTTCTCTATCCAGACACAGAGGCCAAGACTTGACCCCAGTCGCAGGATCAAAGTGGTGTTATTTCCCAAGGCCACTGCTGTGTAAGCAAACATGGGGATAGGGTTGGAGGGTGGCGGGGAAAGGTCATAGCTTCCAGGTGTTGCTTCACATTGCATCATGGGGTTGTATGGCTCCTGCCTGTGTCTCCTCCCGGGGatggggactggggtgggggtcaggAGGAGTGCTGAGCAGCCTCCCAGCCGCCAGGGTTGGGGGCTGCCCACTGGGGCTGCCTGCACTGGGTTCCTTAGTGTCTTTAGGACGAAAGCAAGAAAGAGCTACACAGGTTTTCCTGGCCTTGAAAACCCATACCTATCAGTGACCCGAGGGATGCTAATTCACCAACTAGACTAGCATCTCCTTGCCCAAAGCTGGAACATCAAGTCCCAGACCTCTGAGCAGGCATCAGGAGAGGTCATCTCAGCCATTCCCCTGCTTCAGCCACTCTTTCCAGGAAGGCTCAGGCTTTGGGGTTGGGCACACCTGACTGCACATCACACCTGTGCTGTGTGTCATGGGGCAAGttacctcacctctctgggcctgggccCCCTATTCGTGCCAGGAGGctcatctctctccccagctcaGTGAGGATTGAGGAAGATAAAGTTCTTGAGATAGCCCATTGTCTGGTGCCAGAGGTTTTGAGCTTGGCGGCACGCCTGCTGGGGCCAGGGAGAGCCACCAGCCTGCAGCTGAAGCTGGACTTGGAACAGCAGCAGGAGCCCTTGTCCCTGGGCGCCAAGCGCCCTTCCTCTCGTTGGCTGTTCTCCGAGGTTCTCTGGCCAAGTTCATCTCAGCCCTCCCCCCATGAAGGCGGCCAGTTCCTGCTCATTTAAATTCCTCAGACAGGTCCCGAGCCTTCCCTGGCAGAAAGGGAAGGCTCCCACCTCCTGATGCTGGCCCAGTGTGGGGGCTGGAGTCTGTAGAACGCCCTGCCCCCAACTTCTTTACTCAGAGTGGTGCCTTTTATTAattagaagaaaacaataaagctgTTTCATCAGGGATGggtggaaagaaacaaaacagcgTTCAGGACTCAACAAGCACTTGTGCTCTTCAATGTACTTAAATCCAGCCCACGGCCTGGGTactgaaactttttctttttgtggtgggatttcagttccccgaccaagggctgacctgggccccagcagtgaaagcatggaatcctaatcactaggccaccagggaactccttgaaatattttaaagttgggTTTCTTGGAAAAGAACACCTTTGAAGCCAACAGACCAATTGCCCTTCATTGGTAGGGTCAGTACACATCTGATCTCAGATCAAAGTTTCTAGGCAAAAAGTGAAATCACAACAGGAAGAAACCACTATAATTTTATaagtcaggggacttccctggtggcgcagtggttaagaatctgcctgccaatgcaggggacatgggttcgagccctggtccaggaagatcccacatgctgcggagcaactaagcccgtgcgccacaactactgagcctgcgctctagagcctgcgagccacaactactgagcctgcgtgccacaaatgctgaagcccgcacgcctagagcccatactctgcaacaaagggaagccactgcaatgagaagcccgcgcaccgcaacgaagagcagccccgcttgccgcaactagagaaagcccgtgcgcagcaacaaagacccaatgcaggcaaaaaaaaaaggaaaaagttaaaaaaaaaaaaggaaatccttttaaaaaaagaatttataagtCAGGACATCTAGTCAATCAAAGGAGCGCTTGATTCGTGCCAGCAAATTTTGAATCCTTTGGC is part of the Phocoena sinus isolate mPhoSin1 chromosome 10, mPhoSin1.pri, whole genome shotgun sequence genome and encodes:
- the MPST gene encoding 3-mercaptopyruvate sulfurtransferase isoform X1, whose amino-acid sequence is MAEPGSREPETGACSPSVAAAMASQQLFRALVSAQWVAEALRAPRAGQTLQLLDASWYLPKLGRDAHREFEERHIPGSAFFDIDRCSDRTSPYDHMLPGAAHFAEYAGRLGVSASTHVVVYDASDQGLYSAPRVWWMFRAFGHRTVSVLDGGLRNWLRQGLPLSAGKSRPEPSEFHAVLDPTYVKTYEDIKENLESRRFQVVDARAAGRFRGTEPEPREGIEPGHIPGTINIPFTEFMTKEGLEKSPEEIRRLFQDKKVDLSQPLVATCGSGVTACHVALGAYLCGKPDVPLYDGSWVEWYMRAQPEDVISEGRGKTH
- the MPST gene encoding 3-mercaptopyruvate sulfurtransferase isoform X2; amino-acid sequence: MASQQLFRALVSAQWVAEALRAPRAGQTLQLLDASWYLPKLGRDAHREFEERHIPGSAFFDIDRCSDRTSPYDHMLPGAAHFAEYAGRLGVSASTHVVVYDASDQGLYSAPRVWWMFRAFGHRTVSVLDGGLRNWLRQGLPLSAGKSRPEPSEFHAVLDPTYVKTYEDIKENLESRRFQVVDARAAGRFRGTEPEPREGIEPGHIPGTINIPFTEFMTKEGLEKSPEEIRRLFQDKKVDLSQPLVATCGSGVTACHVALGAYLCGKPDVPLYDGSWVEWYMRAQPEDVISEGRGKTH
- the TST gene encoding thiosulfate sulfurtransferase, with product MVQQVLYRALVSTKWLAESVRAGRLGPGLRVLDASWYSPGTREARKEYLERHVPGASFFDIEECRDRASPYEMMLPSKAGFADYVGSLGISNDTHVVVYDGDNLGSFYAPRVWWMFRVFGHRTVSVLNGGFRNWLKEGHPVTSEPSRPEPAVFKATLDRSLLKTYEQVLENLESKRFQLVDSRAQGRYLGTQPEPDAVGLDSGHIQGSVNMPFMDFLMEDGFEKSPEELRAMFEAKKVDLAKPIIATCRKGVTACHIALAAYLCGKPDVAIYDGSWFEWFHRAPPETRVSQGKGGKA